The Anabas testudineus chromosome 15, fAnaTes1.2, whole genome shotgun sequence DNA segment CTGCCCAGTTTAAGTGAAGCTcacatgcagctttaaaataaacaatcCTGACGgctgacaaacaaaacaccattatagagttttagtttttccactgtgtgcATTAATAGGAAGGGCGAAGCAGTACTTAAATAATAGCGAGAAAAGCCTAGTGTACTTAATAAGCAAATAATCATTtgcaaatgaaaactgtttgGATGACAAAGGAATATCAGATGGTCATGATTGTAAAATCTGAATGAAATTATGGCAACTCTCACCACTCAAAAGTGTAAAACCGATGTTCTCACAAGAATGTGTCTGGGATAACCACAATAAAGCCACACAGACTTAACAGGCAAAGGGATTGTATTGATTTTCATAATTATGGCAGTGCTGGACAGGAACAATGACATGATTCATAAATAATACGACACcagaataaaaagcaacaaaggTAAAATATACCAGTGACAGAAGCACCAACTTGAAGTGGTACTCAAGAGTTTGTTGTCGTAGCCTTTGAACCAATCTCTCCAAGATATCCCCTTGCTGGTTTGAGGTGGATATACATTTAAGGCCAGATTCTTCTGATATTCCCTAGTCCCTTGCAGAATGAAGAAATCTTAAGCTTCTAATTCCAAACCCAGACCCAGCTTGTGGCCTCCTGCGTTGATGTTCTTTCCATCGACCAGGCCAGACAGGGTGAGTTTCACACCTGCATGGGCAAGAGAATGCACCCTTAGCCATTATATATGCAAACACCAAGTTACTTCTCTCAGTTAGACTTCAGAGAATGAAGCAATTAAGAgctcattaatttaaaaatcctCCATCTACTCACAAACCTGAATACACCAACTTACCTGGTCTAAGAGTCTGGGTGTACCCAATACCAACAAGGCTACTGTTGTTCACTTTAGCCTGtggggaggaagaaaaacatgacacatgCCAATTAATTGACAGTTTTTGCTTCTAGCTCAACAATCTCACTCCGATAATGTCTGCTGCACAACTTACACTGATGGAAGCGTCCTTATCCAGCTGGTATTTGGCTGCAATGCCAAAACGTGTGCTGTTGCTGCCAGCAGTCCAGGCCAGGTTGACTGCTGTCTCCAGTTTGTCGCTCACCTTCTGGTAGATGGAGCCGCCAAACTCTGATCCATCattgctttaaaaacaatatgcaCAAAAGAGATCTTATGCTAAGGGAAACTCAATTGGGAATTTCAACTAAAGCAGTGTTATTTGCACTGGATATCTCAGAAACTTATCTCCTTTGAGTATACTACTCATCACTCAATGTGTCCATCccatttcagtttcatttgtaaacagattttgttttacAACCTTTTCTCactgtaaaactgcagcagataaaATTTGTGATAAGCTACCTGCTGGGTTACTCATAAGAGGTTCTATGACATTTTCTCTTCAGGCTGTTAAAGGTTTTTTGATTGGTAAGTTTTTGTGTAACAAAAGCAACTAACAGATAGTTACGGAGTTGTTTTCTTTAAGgatcttttgttttaattctttaGACATTGTAATAAAAAAGCCTATTACTGTGTTGTTAAAGACTAACCTATAGTTCGTTATCCAATGTGTTGCATTTGAAGCCTGGAATACGTTTACATAGCTACTACTAAATCTCAGTTTAATTTTACCTTGTCATTAAATAACTGAAGGTTTTAACCTGTTAGTGAAGATTAAGTAAAGAAACGGTGCAAATAGACGATTAGAAATCCCATTTGTGCGAAATATTTTTCTACTTACACATTGGTGTGCAGCTGGAAGTCTCCGGTCTTGTAACCAATGGCAAAGTTGTTCTGGGCCATCTTGGATTTGGCGGTGTCAAAGGTCATCTGGTAACCAGCCAGCCACCCTTCATAGCCAACGACAGCTGCTCCATGAATGGTGGGGCCAGCAAAGTCAAAGTCCACATCACAGCCCAAGTTAACATACTCGCGCTTGTAGGCAGTCTTGACTTTGCCGCTCTTCTTGCTGATAATGACAAACACTACTTTGATCAGCCTCAAAATTAAATCCCAATGAAGTTTGATCAGTTATTAAAAAGCATTTGCAGGATGGACAGCATAATCACCTGAATGCAATTGTCAGTGTGAGACATTATGCATCATGTCTTTACATTGCTTTGATCCCAAACTATTTAAGTAACAAATGCTGTATAGGAAATTTTTAGCATGGCTGATTTTGATGTCTATTGTTCTAGTCTTAAACTCATGAGGCATCtgctttttttgtatttactctCTCAATATTTCACCACATGATTAGAACTCATAAGTCcaattcatttcagttcaaCCAGCTTTTGCCTTGTGGCAGGTGTTTATAGTCTGAGTGTGACACTGTAGCCTTGAACACAGTGTCTCAATGTAGCCACATAACTCCACCCTCACCAATATTCCCACACTTAATATGAAAACGGTGTATACCTTTGGCAGCATCCCTCATGTTGATTTACTCCTCAAAGAAAGTAAAGCTTTTGTTCTCCCAGAGACACTAAACTGCAATTCAtcatataataaaacaaatgcacaaaccctggcagccaatcacagcagcaTGTTACAGGAGACAAGTTCCATATTGGGACTGGGACCACATGGTCAGCAGTTACACTTGTCAGAAGCATGTACAGATCATATTGCAAAAATCACTCATGTAAAGAGGAAACAGGCAGAGCAGGCAACATTTGTAGAGGGTTTAAAGTTTTTATAATTATAGATTTGTCACAACCATGTTTAATCATCTTACCCAGTGTTTGGTGAGAAGGTTGTGTCAAAAGTCAACTTCAGTCCTTTGGCAATCTGTGACGAGAAACCGCAACAGAAACCATTTCATATTTAAAGAAGTCAAAGTTGTTTGTCATATTCAACATGTAGACgtaaaacagctgcagaacaaTCTGAATATTTTCCTAACCTGATCTTCAATAGTGATTTCTGTTCCCAAGGTGTTGTCAGTGTTCCACTTCTCAGTGAAGGTCAGGCCATATTCTGACCTCTTATATTTAGTTTCCAGGCTGCCTGCAACTTTGCTGGTATCAATGTTGGAGGAACCAGCTGTTTTGAATTCCTGCAAGAGACAATTTGAGAAAAGGGGATCACAAGAAAATGTTAAAGGCAGGTGACTCTGGATGAAATAACTGCCATAACAACCCAATTCTCCACCCCATACTGTTTCCAGTTTGAATTTTCTTTATACATGAGGAAGTTAAAATACTAGCACAGTTACAATACATTCTGTTTTGCACTACATAGAGGTATGCCAATACCTCCATTTTGTGATTGTTACAATCACAAATTTTTAtctatgatttttattttctggattTTAGCTTCCCCATAACTTTCCATTTACATAATATGTACATTCATGCTTATCTACATTCATCTTCTTGGCACTTTGTACACAGCTCATCCCACAGAATCTTAAATATGAATTCATCACttttatgtttatatgtgtattattattactgtattattgtaaatgtttatgtttcagctgagaccacactgtactgtagtacatGGTGTTTGAATCTAATTTTGAATCAGAAAGATCTAACTCAGCTCTTTGCACTTGCATTACTCTTTGGAGTACATCACTACTTGTGAGAACTTATATTTAATTTGccgtaaaaaaaaaatgctatacAACTTCTGGGAAATTTCATGTGGTTTGGTTTCACTATTCTGGTTGCTGGGTTGCTACTCGTAGGTCTAAAGGTGTTGTCAAAGCAGAGTCAGAAACGTGAGTCAAGGTGAACTTTCATACTGCAAGTATCATCAATATCATTGTCATATGCCGCTTCCATGTGCAGTTTTTGCAGCTTACCACTCCACTGGCTGACTTTGTCTTGACATCAAGCTTCACCAAGCCAAatcctaaaaaaagaaaaagaaaatggtgaatacaattttaatatttaccaACAATTTTAGCTAGACTGGGAAAATCTAACATAACTGCACTACTTAGTCAAACTGTATGAAACCATACCATAGCCTTTGTTGAAGATGTCTTTGGCAGACTTGCCCAGGTCAGCGTATGAAGGAGGCACGGCCATTGTATCTGTTGAGAGAAGGaaagtttgttaaataaatTTTTATAGCACACCCAAAGGCAATTCAAGGTGCTGTACACAAGCAGATAACTAAGGTGCTGTACACAAGCAGATAACTAATTTATCAGAATTGTAAAGTCAAATGAACATAACTCAATAGTAAAATTTATGTCCATATAAATAACTGGCAAATGGCAATTTGTATTGTATGATGGAAGTGAAAGtatacaaagacacaaaactatATATGCATCTGGAGAAATATCTATAATAATATGAACATTGTGTTGAGACTACACACATCTTGATTTTAAATTTGAGAAGGATTCTTATACAAGTAGAAAACAGGGCTCGTCGACATGAAGATGACAGTatctgcagcagtgcagcagttGCCAAAGGGCTGAGTGGAAAGTCACAGAGGATTTGACATTTATAACCAATACCTCACTACTAGTAGCAGACTGGACACGACTGTGGAAATACAGCCTTTGCTACACAACacactaaaatattaacaatggCAACGAGAGCAATGGTTTCTCTTTCCTATCAACACCTCTGACTTTTCAGTGCTGCAGGTTGTCACAACAGTGCAAGCGCCTGACACCGGATAGACAAGGTTACCAACTTGACAGAGACAGAAGCCAGAAGCCATTTTGCTACACCGGTGTGACCAGTTGAGGCCTGGATTTTATACTAGTTACTCCTTTGAACTGACAGGTACAGCTGGGCGTGGTAAGGAACATGTCAGCGTCAATTAGCTGGGCGTGTTAATTAGCCAGTTCACCGGCTTTAACGTGAACAGCCAACTACTGCTAGCTAGGCCACAGGTAGCTTAACTAAAATATAGCATATAACATTAACAGTGGAAGTTATGAAAATATTCATAGAGTAACACTGTGCAACACACAACCCTAGCTGTATATAAAACGTAAGATATAGAGCAGAGGGGCTCTGTTTTTGCATGACATGTGCCAGACGCAGGAAACTGAGAGAAGCTAGCTTAGCTAACTTTGCTAGCCTGTCGACTACCGGCGTGTGTCAAGCACGCCTGAATACCGATTCCCGTTGCTTATGGAGTAAATTAACAGCACCAAAGTGAATAAAAGTGTCTCTTACCAGTGGAAGATTTGGTTTGCAGTACACTAAAGTTACTTTATTAGAGATGTTCCGCACACCGCACGGCTGAAGCAGGCGTCACCGGTTGGAGGGCGAGCTGAAGGAGACTGCACTGCAATGAGTCCTGACCTATCACAGCGCAGCTCAGGACCCGGGGCGGCCACAGTGGTGCCTGAGCAAAAGTCATTTGTGTTACAGTATGGTTGCATCATGGTTGTATTATCCAGGAAAACTGTGGTGTGCACcaaatgcacaaaataatcAGTGCATCTGTTTCATATTAACTACCAGCACATATGTGTTAATATAGCTTTCATTTTGCTGTCGACAAAGATCTGGGTTTAATagattaaatcatttaaaaagtcGATTGAGCTACAATTATCAGTTCCAAATTCAGTGTAGCTTCCCTTTGCTTAtgcaaataatataaaaatgtattttagatgCAAAGTCAGTAGATccatgatttaaaaagaaaagaactgatCCAGTGTGGTGGTAACAATAAACACCAAATTGTTGGAACACTGGCTTGAACAATAGCTGCAAACAGATTGTGTTATATCAACATCATCATGCCACCTACAGCCACAGTGCTGTGATAAATGAATACATCTAAATGTCTGCTACTTTATATAGGAGGTGAAATCAAGTTCTGATGTATCCTCCAGGCACTGCAATTAGTTCTTTATTCAGCCAGATTAAACACCACTCTCTTAACATGTAGCCTAAAATACATGTGCAATAACATTCACAACACATGATTAGTATGGATTGTGTTTATAAACATAtacaaatagaaatactgtatgttatgcCTATTGCAAATGTATGCTGACTTAATGTGGTCTATAAACTCAACATATAGGGctataaactaataataattttacattttgttgttgtccctTCAGGTCAAACAGGTCAGTGTTACTTCGCAATGTTTTGCAGAGCAAAGCATGACAGTGgagaaaaaactgaataaaaaagaacTTTAATGTGAATGATATCACACCCTCATCTTCTTAACCTGTtggagataaaacaaaatgtaatgaagcAAGAGCAAAGAATGCacgcaatacaaataaaaaaactatgaTTGAAAAAAGTGACTAAAtgactaatttaatttaaagggctggcagaaaacactaaaagtttttttcttcttttttttaaccttttattttgtttctttaacaaCATAGcccatatatacacacacaacataccTTGTGTCATGTCGTTTTCACCCTATGTTGAAGGAGCGAAGCAAATGTTATTcacagtgtattattattagagtACAAAGCCATTTCATGTAAATACTTAAGGCACACAATTTATAATCAAAGTAATCGGTGGTTTATATAATTAGCTTTGTGATGGCAGACATGCTCAGTTCAAGGACAAAAAGCCTCAAGGACAAGCAAGTGTTATAACATGtatgtaataatattattaagCGCACATTTTCAGCTGTATAGTGTACATTTAAGACATAAAACAGTGAAATCTTCAAACTTATCCTGATGTTACGCCAATGTAATGATAATTCTTATTTTGTAATGAGATACAATAGCGCTACCTGTGAAAactacactgaaaaaaaaaaatttgcatATCGTACCGTCATTGTGGTTGATTCTGCCTTGGATTGTTCTAAAcatgaaacagtgaaacaataaaaagaaaaaatttaaaTCCTGTTACTGTTAATGTTCAGTGACATTAATGCACAATAATGTACTGTCTCAAACAACATATTTAGGAATAatgacactttttaaatgtattgaagattgattgattttaaatgtattgaagTTAGACTTACTGTGCTTTAAGAACATAAACCAGATGAATAAGGCCACCgcaacaaaaagcaacatggTCAGACGGATAGTGAAACTCTTTAGGTAACTGGAATCACTGCCAGAAATTCAAAGCACCCAAAGCACAATTAAAAAGgatgttattgttttataagtctattctttattttatttatactatAATCTCTCTGTCATCAAAAGAGACTCTTCTACTATTTCATTCGAATGTAAAATGACAAGTTTGTAAATGTtatgtatattaataaaaaaatatcagacCTGTCCTGATGCACTGTGGAAGGATCTTTGGTTGTGTGCGCAGGCTCAGGAGTGATTGGATGGTctgcaaatcaaaacaacacGTTGATCACCAGAGGAATATCAAAATAATAACCGCCAAACTCagatttatattaaaattagtTAATTGGTTGTTTAAGTCTCATAGCATAAACTAGACCTGTTGTTGTGATAATTTATGCTTACATTGTCTCCATGAAATCATGTAATCTCCTGATTATGTACACAGAGATTTAGAATAACTTAACAGAAAGCAAATTCAAAAGAAAATCGTGGGAATCCTGACAACAAAATTTTCATCTTTCACCaatggttttaaatgtgcttATAGGTGTTTTGTGGGATCTTACCTCTGTTGACTGACAGGTGAAACAACCCTCTGTTGTCGGACCCACCATTAATCTCCACAGCACACCAGTAATAACCAGTGTCTTCATCTGTGGCGTCTTTTATGGTCACAGTTACtaatcttttcattttgtcatcagAGATTGAAAACTTACTGGAACTGTGTGGTTGGTCTGTTCTTACTGCATATATGCAGGACGACCAATAATATCCTTTACACAAGTATTTCACATTGTTTATGTATTGTGAATCATAGAGACATGGGGTAGTGATTGAATCTCCTGCTTTTACTGTAACTTTACTGGCTGTAATGATGCTGTAAATTCCTGCAATAAGAAGaaattcagtattttaaagcataatgtatttacaaaaaatatatatagccTTTCTATTGTAGATGTTCATATTGTTTTAGCTGTTGTGTTATACATTAGATCACCATTGTCTTCACAAACTGACCCTTAGAAGCATAAgatatgaaaattaaatgaatgttgtcATATACCTGTGAGTCCggtgaggatgaggagaagGTAAAGAGGAAAAGCCATGTTGGTGAGTTATAAGTGAAGCAGTGTGCTAGGCTTGGATGAAGTACAATGATCATCTTCTTCCTAACTTTTCTAACTTTCTGTTGAATACTGTTGATTATGTTGTAAAGTTCAAACCACTTCCTGAACAAAAAGTGAAGTTGCATAAATTGTTAGTTAGACAATAAATATCTATGCAGCTAGGTAGGTGTGTGAAGagtgttcatttattttaaacatggaATTATAACATGATGAACAATCAA contains these protein-coding regions:
- the vdac2 gene encoding voltage-dependent anion-selective channel protein 2, with translation MAVPPSYADLGKSAKDIFNKGYGFGLVKLDVKTKSASGVEFKTAGSSNIDTSKVAGSLETKYKRSEYGLTFTEKWNTDNTLGTEITIEDQIAKGLKLTFDTTFSPNTGKKSGKVKTAYKREYVNLGCDVDFDFAGPTIHGAAVVGYEGWLAGYQMTFDTAKSKMAQNNFAIGYKTGDFQLHTNVNDGSEFGGSIYQKVSDKLETAVNLAWTAGSNSTRFGIAAKYQLDKDASISAKVNNSSLVGIGYTQTLRPGVKLTLSGLVDGKNINAGGHKLGLGLELEA
- the LOC113159855 gene encoding CMRF35-like molecule 3, with protein sequence MAFPLYLLLILTGLTGIYSIITASKVTVKAGDSITTPCLYDSQYINNVKYLCKGYYWSSCIYAVRTDQPHSSSKFSISDDKMKRLVTVTIKDATDEDTGYYWCAVEINGGSDNRGLFHLSVNRDHPITPEPAHTTKDPSTVHQDSDSSYLKSFTIRLTMLLFVAVALFIWFMFLKHKQSKAESTTMTGENDMTQG